In Collimonas arenae, a single genomic region encodes these proteins:
- a CDS encoding DUF899 domain-containing protein — protein sequence MTMHTTATREEWLAARIGLLEAEKELTRRSDELARRRQELPWVRIDKEYHFDTDEGRATLADLFRGRSQLLVYHFMFGPDYTAGCPSCSAIADGFNGVVAHLASHDVTLAAVSRAPLAKLQAYKQRMGWTFPWASSLGSDFNFDVNVSITEEQQRAGGVEYNYRRSGNAMDATTFPEPVIQQAASTGTDAATYTRDRPGLSAFVLEDGVVYHSYSTYSRGLDGLWGMYQWLDRAPKGRNETGVWWRRHDEYQQAGQLQAANSCCG from the coding sequence ATGACCATGCACACAACCGCAACACGCGAAGAATGGCTTGCAGCCCGCATCGGGTTGCTGGAAGCGGAAAAGGAACTGACCCGGCGCAGCGACGAGCTAGCGCGGCGGCGGCAGGAGTTGCCGTGGGTCCGGATCGACAAGGAATACCACTTCGACACCGATGAAGGACGCGCCACGTTGGCAGATCTCTTCAGAGGACGCTCGCAGCTGCTGGTCTACCATTTCATGTTCGGTCCCGACTACACGGCAGGATGCCCATCCTGCTCGGCGATTGCAGACGGCTTCAATGGCGTCGTCGCCCATCTGGCGAGCCACGACGTCACACTTGCAGCGGTATCGCGGGCGCCGCTGGCGAAGTTGCAGGCATACAAGCAGCGAATGGGATGGACGTTTCCCTGGGCGTCTTCGCTCGGCAGCGATTTCAATTTCGACGTCAATGTTTCAATCACCGAAGAGCAACAGCGCGCTGGCGGCGTTGAATACAATTACCGGCGCAGCGGCAACGCGATGGATGCAACAACCTTCCCTGAGCCTGTCATCCAGCAAGCGGCCTCGACCGGAACCGATGCCGCTACCTATACCCGTGACAGGCCGGGTCTGAGTGCATTCGTGCTTGAAGACGGGGTGGTCTACCACAGCTATTCCACCTATTCGCGCGGACTGGACGGCCTCTGGGGCATGTACCAATGGCTGGACCGCGCGCCCAAAGGGCGTAACGAGACCGGCGTCTGGTGGCGTCGCCACGACGAATACCAGCAGGCCGGTCAGCTGCAGGCCGCGAACAGCTGTTGCGGCTGA
- a CDS encoding winged helix-turn-helix transcriptional regulator, whose protein sequence is MATKIKDLDGLRRSRCAAANTLDLIGDKWSLLVIRDMLYGKRTYGELLDSPEGIPTNILAERLKRLEQAGIIVSTAYQERPVRYAYTLSAKGAAMGDILLALVRWGKEHIPGTLVLKATKPGATQSKPARRAKAPRAD, encoded by the coding sequence ATGGCTACGAAGATCAAAGACCTGGATGGACTTCGGCGCTCCCGCTGTGCGGCTGCGAACACGCTCGATTTGATTGGCGACAAATGGTCACTGCTGGTGATTCGGGACATGCTGTACGGTAAGCGCACCTATGGGGAGTTGCTGGATTCGCCGGAGGGCATTCCCACCAACATACTCGCCGAACGCCTGAAGCGCCTGGAACAGGCCGGCATTATCGTCAGCACAGCCTACCAGGAGCGCCCTGTGCGCTACGCCTATACGCTCAGCGCCAAGGGCGCAGCCATGGGGGACATTCTGCTGGCGTTGGTGCGATGGGGTAAAGAACACATACCGGGAACGCTGGTTCTTAAGGCAACAAAGCCAGGTGCGACGCAAAGCAAGCCAGCCCGGCGTGCAAAAGCGCCACGGGCCGATTAG
- a CDS encoding DUF945 family protein — MKRSQLAIAVGAVLVVAWVAVVPGIIGMNAEAEMNKNAGDALSTSSFPVTAKLESFQRGWFSSTAKVDYNFLSAPQPIHLVVEHHINQFAIPFYRWAKITHTITMLDDKGVATPLPFNIDASTDKLFFGGFSSKFSAADVDWKSKDGLHIAGKQLALKIGGKTGEELQYEINVPSLTATVTDGLLNINLAGLNLDGNYKDEKSAADTWKQYGHIKLDNIDATKNGVTLLKLRDLAIDTDLKDHGESFDLLYQAKADKSTFGDAFSADDIRVDFSYLNLNKDALLKLQTASKAFYLEASKTPVAATAGAVTDEANMNAQLAKQKAYMSAMMKQVGGFITSSPGFKVDRFSLKTPNGDVAGTLEAHLDGKDFPLEALGGDNVMALLKERFSGKGSLNAARDVFVNAVDKKNTIPEAQQRQMKESQLKMLVDKGFVKDDGKRLSLESTFGPQGVAINGKRVM; from the coding sequence ATGAAACGTTCCCAATTAGCCATCGCCGTCGGCGCCGTACTCGTCGTTGCCTGGGTCGCCGTCGTTCCTGGCATAATCGGCATGAACGCCGAAGCGGAGATGAACAAGAATGCCGGCGATGCCTTGAGCACATCTTCCTTTCCCGTCACCGCAAAACTGGAGTCCTTCCAGCGCGGCTGGTTCTCTTCGACGGCAAAGGTCGACTACAATTTTCTTTCAGCACCCCAACCGATCCACCTGGTGGTTGAACATCACATCAATCAATTCGCGATCCCGTTTTATCGCTGGGCCAAGATCACGCACACCATCACCATGCTGGATGACAAGGGCGTAGCCACTCCGCTGCCTTTCAATATCGACGCCAGCACGGACAAATTGTTCTTCGGCGGTTTTTCCAGCAAGTTCTCGGCTGCGGACGTCGACTGGAAAAGCAAGGATGGCCTGCACATCGCCGGAAAGCAGCTCGCGCTCAAGATCGGCGGCAAGACCGGCGAGGAACTGCAATACGAAATCAACGTTCCCTCGCTGACGGCGACTGTCACCGACGGCCTTCTCAACATCAACCTGGCTGGCCTCAACCTCGACGGCAATTATAAAGACGAGAAATCGGCCGCAGACACCTGGAAACAGTACGGCCATATCAAGCTGGACAATATCGACGCTACCAAAAATGGCGTCACTCTCCTGAAGCTGCGGGACCTGGCGATAGACACCGACTTGAAGGACCACGGTGAAAGCTTCGATCTGCTCTACCAGGCCAAGGCCGACAAGAGCACCTTCGGCGACGCCTTTAGCGCCGACGATATTCGGGTTGATTTTTCCTATCTCAACCTGAACAAGGATGCGTTGCTGAAATTACAGACCGCCTCCAAGGCGTTCTACCTGGAAGCATCGAAAACACCGGTCGCTGCAACAGCGGGCGCCGTCACCGACGAGGCGAACATGAATGCGCAGCTAGCCAAACAAAAAGCCTACATGAGCGCCATGATGAAACAGGTCGGTGGTTTCATCACCAGTTCGCCCGGCTTCAAGGTCGACCGGTTTAGCTTGAAGACCCCGAACGGCGACGTTGCCGGAACCCTGGAAGCCCATCTGGACGGCAAGGATTTTCCGCTTGAGGCGCTGGGCGGCGATAATGTCATGGCATTGCTGAAGGAGCGTTTTTCCGGCAAGGGCTCGCTGAATGCCGCCCGCGACGTATTTGTGAATGCAGTCGACAAGAAAAATACGATACCGGAAGCGCAGCAACGGCAAATGAAGGAAAGCCAGCTGAAAATGCTTGTCGACAAAGGATTCGTCAAGGACGACGGTAAGCGTTTGTCGCTGGAATCGACCTTCGGCCCGCAAGGCGTTGCGATCAATGGCAAACGCGTCATGTAA
- a CDS encoding c-type cytochrome gives MNKLALLIAWSFASGSYAYAAGDVAAGKVAFNKCASCHHVGPSARGGFGPQLNGIFGRPAAATKDYNYSTAMKNSGIVWSDKNLAAFIRSPNDVVPGTKMRFWGIGDEKQIADLLAYLHTFQ, from the coding sequence ATGAATAAACTGGCACTACTCATCGCGTGGTCGTTCGCAAGCGGATCTTATGCTTACGCTGCAGGCGACGTTGCGGCTGGCAAAGTGGCATTCAATAAATGCGCGTCTTGCCATCATGTTGGCCCTTCCGCCAGAGGCGGCTTCGGGCCGCAATTGAACGGCATCTTTGGCAGGCCCGCTGCGGCAACCAAGGATTACAACTACTCTACAGCAATGAAAAATTCCGGGATTGTGTGGTCGGATAAAAACCTGGCGGCATTCATCAGGTCCCCGAACGATGTCGTCCCTGGCACCAAGATGCGGTTTTGGGGCATCGGCGATGAAAAACAAATCGCCGATCTGCTGGCCTACCTGCATACTTTCCAGTAA
- a CDS encoding Vgb family protein produces the protein MTSKAAKDKSQATARAAEIVREYGPMADQIAGVTHDGHRVWAATGAKLVAFDPDSGETTRTLDCACDAGTAFDGTYLYQIAEARIDKIDPASGEVVASIPAPSGGGDSGLTWAEGSLWVGQYRDRKIHQINPQTGALIRTIESNRFVTGVTWVDGELWHATWEGDESEIRRIHPESGAVLERLEMPPGAFVSGLESDGADLFYCGGGPSGKVRAVRRPKRVAA, from the coding sequence ATGACCAGCAAAGCAGCGAAAGACAAAAGCCAGGCAACGGCGCGAGCCGCCGAGATCGTGCGCGAGTACGGGCCTATGGCGGATCAAATAGCCGGCGTCACCCATGACGGCCATCGTGTCTGGGCCGCCACCGGAGCCAAGCTGGTCGCCTTCGATCCCGACAGCGGCGAAACCACCCGCACGCTGGACTGCGCCTGCGACGCTGGCACCGCCTTCGACGGCACCTACTTGTATCAAATTGCCGAAGCGCGCATCGACAAGATCGATCCTGCCAGCGGTGAAGTGGTGGCGTCGATCCCGGCGCCCAGCGGCGGGGGCGATTCCGGCCTCACCTGGGCCGAGGGCAGCTTGTGGGTGGGGCAGTACCGCGATCGCAAGATTCACCAGATAAATCCCCAGACCGGCGCACTCATCCGCACCATCGAGTCCAACCGCTTTGTCACCGGCGTGACCTGGGTCGACGGTGAGTTGTGGCACGCAACCTGGGAAGGGGACGAGAGTGAAATCCGTCGCATCCATCCGGAAAGCGGTGCTGTACTTGAACGGCTGGAGATGCCGCCCGGCGCCTTTGTCAGCGGGCTCGAATCCGATGGCGCCGATCTCTTTTATTGCGGTGGCGGCCCGAGCGGCAAGGTGCGCGCTGTGCGGCGTCCGAAGCGCGTGGCGGCATGA
- a CDS encoding DUF2182 domain-containing protein: MSAAGTSTGAAALRGAISRHAFFGVSALLFAVSAAATIVLCASMSAMGEMPMPGGWSLSMAWTRMCGQSWLGAVASFVGMWIVMMTAMMLPSLTPALWRYRQAIGRAGVARLDLLTVLVSAGYFFVWIVLGMAVFALGAGLAALEMQLPALARAVPLASGMVVLVAGALQFSGWKARQLACCLRAPEHAGALRRSAGAAWRHGLRLGLHCGYCCAGLTAVLLVIGVMDLYVMAAITAAITAERLAPGGERVARFIGAVIVMAGAFLIVRAVGIG; the protein is encoded by the coding sequence ATGAGCGCTGCCGGTACCAGTACGGGAGCCGCGGCCTTGAGAGGCGCGATTTCCCGGCACGCCTTCTTCGGCGTCTCAGCGTTACTCTTCGCCGTCAGCGCGGCAGCGACCATCGTCTTGTGTGCGTCCATGTCGGCAATGGGGGAGATGCCGATGCCCGGCGGCTGGTCGTTGTCGATGGCGTGGACGCGGATGTGCGGGCAGAGCTGGCTCGGCGCTGTGGCGTCGTTCGTCGGCATGTGGATCGTGATGATGACAGCGATGATGCTGCCATCCCTGACGCCTGCGCTATGGCGCTACCGCCAGGCAATCGGCAGGGCGGGGGTGGCGCGTCTGGATCTGCTGACCGTATTGGTGAGCGCGGGATATTTCTTTGTGTGGATCGTGCTCGGTATGGCTGTCTTTGCCTTGGGTGCAGGACTGGCCGCGCTGGAGATGCAGCTGCCAGCGCTGGCACGCGCAGTTCCGCTAGCAAGCGGTATGGTCGTCCTGGTCGCCGGCGCGCTTCAGTTCAGCGGGTGGAAGGCGCGTCAGCTTGCCTGTTGCCTGCGAGCGCCGGAGCACGCAGGCGCTTTGCGGAGGAGCGCTGGCGCAGCCTGGCGTCATGGCCTGCGCCTTGGCCTCCACTGCGGGTACTGTTGCGCCGGACTGACGGCGGTTCTCCTCGTCATCGGCGTCATGGACCTGTATGTGATGGCGGCCATCACGGCAGCCATCACCGCCGAACGCTTGGCGCCGGGCGGTGAGCGCGTCGCGCGCTTCATCGGCGCCGTCATCGTCATGGCAGGGGCGTTCCTGATTGTGCGAGCAGTCGGGATCGGATGA